One window of the Niallia circulans genome contains the following:
- a CDS encoding LLM class flavin-dependent oxidoreductase gives MGKTLQEIKYSVLDLAPIREGSNAAESFKNSLELIQHAEQWGYNRYWVAEHHSMPGIASSATSVLVGYLAGGTSKIRVGAGGIMLPNHSPLVIAEQFGTLESMYPNRIDLGLGRAPGSDQLTARALRRYHQSDGSDFPELLEELRTYFKPYEETNLPVRAIPGEGVTIPIWLLGSSDFSARLAGQLGLPFAFASHFSPDYTIPALNTYYQSFCPSEILTKPYVMVGVNIIAADTDEKAAYLASSSQQQFLSLIRNKPTQLQPPVSNMEEMWSTYEKAIVHKQLKASIIGSKDTVTQKLQTFLEETQADEIIINTQVYSQSERLRSYEIVKNILK, from the coding sequence ATGGGAAAAACATTACAGGAAATAAAATATTCCGTTCTTGATTTAGCACCGATTAGAGAAGGAAGCAATGCTGCTGAAAGTTTTAAAAATAGTTTAGAACTTATTCAACATGCTGAACAGTGGGGTTATAACCGCTATTGGGTAGCTGAGCATCATAGTATGCCTGGAATTGCTAGTAGTGCTACTTCGGTATTAGTTGGCTATTTAGCTGGGGGTACAAGCAAGATTAGAGTCGGAGCAGGCGGAATTATGTTACCGAATCATTCGCCTTTAGTTATTGCTGAGCAATTTGGTACATTAGAATCTATGTACCCCAATCGTATTGATTTAGGTCTTGGAAGAGCGCCTGGCAGTGATCAACTGACGGCAAGGGCATTAAGACGTTACCATCAAAGTGATGGAAGTGATTTTCCTGAATTGCTAGAGGAATTAAGAACGTATTTTAAACCATATGAAGAGACGAATTTACCAGTAAGGGCTATACCAGGGGAAGGGGTAACGATACCGATTTGGCTGTTAGGCTCTAGTGACTTTAGTGCTAGATTGGCTGGTCAACTTGGTCTGCCTTTTGCATTTGCTAGTCATTTTTCGCCAGACTATACGATTCCTGCACTTAATACTTATTATCAATCATTCTGTCCATCAGAAATTTTAACGAAGCCATATGTGATGGTTGGAGTGAATATTATTGCAGCAGACACGGATGAAAAAGCGGCCTATCTTGCTTCATCTTCTCAGCAGCAGTTTTTAAGTCTTATCCGGAACAAGCCGACACAACTGCAGCCCCCAGTTTCCAATATGGAGGAGATGTGGAGTACTTATGAGAAAGCTATTGTTCACAAGCAATTGAAAGCATCTATTATCGGCTCCAAAGATACAGTTACTCAGAAATTACAAACATTTTTAGAGGAAACCCAAGCGGACGAAATAATAATCAACACACAAGTGTATTCTCAATCTGAACGTCTTCGTTCATATGAAATTGTAAAAAATATTTTAAAATAA
- a CDS encoding metallophosphoesterase: MKKKFFVSICITFILFIHANPLLTKASDENHKESIFPLRILETTDIHSYLLDYNYEEKKKTIEYGYNRVASLILQAKKEQRNTMLFDVGDVIKGSPLAEYVASSPMFYSSDIHPAYKSMNLMGYDAATVGNHEFNFGLDFLLNTLIGADFPYTNANIYVDDHNGYEQDDIHFFQPFLLLDKILVNDQGKTENIKVGVIGLITPITGVWDKEHLEDKLIIKNMQKTAEEIVPQMKKAGADIIVALVHAGLYSDQYWPKQGNNVRDISKVKGIDVILYGHSHGIFPVKGEKGPKGVNHEKGIINGKPTVQAGNWGNHLGIIDLTLKKKKGKWAIVDSKSTAKPIIRIIKNKKIPIVSPMPQLEYILSRYHQDTLEYINSKQLLNHFD; this comes from the coding sequence ATGAAAAAGAAATTCTTTGTTAGTATTTGTATTACTTTTATCCTTTTTATACATGCCAACCCTCTACTTACAAAAGCTTCTGATGAAAATCACAAGGAATCTATCTTTCCACTTCGAATTTTAGAAACAACGGATATTCATTCCTATCTTTTAGATTATAATTACGAAGAGAAAAAGAAAACGATTGAATATGGATACAATCGTGTTGCAAGTTTAATATTGCAGGCAAAAAAAGAACAAAGAAATACAATGTTGTTTGATGTAGGGGATGTAATAAAAGGAAGTCCACTTGCTGAATATGTAGCAAGTTCGCCGATGTTTTATTCTAGTGATATTCATCCAGCCTATAAGAGCATGAATTTAATGGGATATGACGCGGCAACGGTAGGGAATCATGAGTTCAATTTCGGATTAGATTTTTTGTTAAATACACTAATAGGGGCAGATTTTCCCTATACGAATGCCAATATTTATGTAGATGATCATAATGGTTATGAACAAGATGATATTCATTTTTTTCAACCTTTTCTACTATTAGATAAAATATTAGTAAATGATCAAGGAAAAACGGAAAATATTAAGGTGGGTGTCATAGGATTAATTACTCCAATAACCGGGGTATGGGACAAGGAGCATTTGGAAGATAAACTTATCATAAAAAATATGCAAAAAACAGCAGAAGAAATTGTCCCACAAATGAAAAAAGCTGGCGCAGATATAATTGTTGCTTTAGTGCATGCCGGTTTATATTCTGATCAATATTGGCCAAAACAAGGGAATAATGTCAGAGATATTAGCAAAGTCAAAGGAATAGATGTTATTCTTTATGGTCACTCGCATGGTATCTTTCCAGTTAAAGGAGAAAAAGGACCAAAAGGTGTTAACCATGAAAAAGGTATAATTAATGGAAAACCGACGGTCCAGGCAGGAAACTGGGGAAATCACCTTGGAATAATTGATTTAACGCTTAAGAAGAAAAAAGGAAAATGGGCAATTGTCGATTCAAAATCAACTGCAAAACCAATTATTAGGATTATAAAAAACAAAAAAATACCGATTGTTTCCCCAATGCCGCAATTGGAATATATTCTTTCGCGATATCATCAAGATACATTAGAGTATATAAACAGTAAGCAATTACTAAATCATTTTGATTAA
- a CDS encoding helix-turn-helix domain-containing protein, whose translation MKAYTIGEASKKLTTTPTMLKQWEKEFQGIIVIPRTKTGARIYTEKEITLLHEVKNLYKEKRKTAEVKETLTMLLNRPKKEKIVEIKEKSENTTIELLPKKGALEPVETAKSQITEQNFRLLLSSLENYKQDFLEEVKDEIRNGIKTEVLETISKEIKAGHEETISHITNTVKETQTQTYEHLDEFSELLHKNAETTTTKYEEIQTKIKKLSQISKAERKTYSKQWTSNVSSAKEIKSMIEHLSKSNEELNKTVEQLNENDQYFMETLQLEREQLNKEIKQRERSFQELVQTFRHAAAAQEKRRSWWKIFK comes from the coding sequence ATGAAAGCATATACGATAGGTGAAGCATCAAAAAAACTGACGACAACGCCAACAATGCTAAAACAATGGGAAAAGGAATTTCAAGGAATTATCGTGATACCTAGAACCAAAACAGGAGCACGTATTTATACCGAAAAAGAAATAACCCTCCTACATGAGGTGAAAAATTTATATAAAGAGAAACGAAAAACAGCTGAAGTAAAAGAAACATTAACAATGCTCCTTAACAGACCTAAGAAAGAAAAGATTGTGGAAATAAAAGAAAAAAGCGAAAACACAACCATCGAATTGCTTCCTAAAAAGGGAGCTTTAGAACCTGTTGAGACGGCGAAATCACAAATTACAGAACAAAACTTTCGCCTATTACTTTCTTCCTTGGAAAATTATAAACAAGATTTTCTTGAAGAAGTGAAAGATGAAATTAGAAATGGGATTAAAACAGAGGTATTAGAAACGATCTCAAAGGAAATAAAAGCTGGTCATGAAGAAACAATTTCCCATATTACTAATACAGTAAAGGAAACGCAGACACAAACATACGAACATTTAGATGAATTTTCCGAACTTTTACATAAAAACGCAGAAACTACGACAACAAAATATGAAGAAATTCAAACGAAAATCAAAAAACTTTCCCAAATTTCGAAAGCTGAAAGAAAAACCTACTCGAAACAATGGACATCTAATGTTTCTTCCGCAAAAGAAATTAAATCAATGATTGAGCATCTCTCGAAATCAAATGAAGAGCTAAACAAAACAGTCGAGCAATTAAATGAAAATGATCAATATTTTATGGAAACATTGCAGCTAGAAAGAGAACAACTGAATAAAGAAATTAAACAAAGAGAAAGAAGTTTTCAAGAACTTGTACAAACATTTCGTCATGCCGCAGCTGCTCAAGAAAAAAGGAGATCCTGGTGGAAAATTTTCAAATAA
- a CDS encoding Cof-type HAD-IIB family hydrolase, whose product MSITYKVLFLDIDGTILTPEDTIQDSTKKAVQLMKEKGLEVFLATGRPLHEISHIGETLAIESFIGYNGAYAIHNGKDVFRQPMSPDLVTKYLDIANEKGNELILYTNTHNLLSHPEGKMTKQFSAKFHLKQNRAFTLDEKANILGITIINLREEDISLYEDFPDIHLSQVNIDGFRHSYDVISDKVNKGFAVSLILKRLGIEKEASIAFGDGLNDKEMLQVVGEGFAMGNAHELLFSYAKHTTTSVTDSGIYNGLKWLGLIEE is encoded by the coding sequence ATGTCAATTACTTATAAAGTTTTGTTCCTAGATATTGATGGAACTATCTTAACACCAGAAGATACGATCCAAGATTCCACAAAAAAAGCGGTGCAATTAATGAAAGAAAAAGGATTAGAGGTCTTTTTAGCAACTGGAAGACCACTGCATGAAATATCACATATTGGAGAGACACTCGCCATAGAATCGTTTATCGGTTATAATGGCGCATATGCAATACATAATGGAAAAGATGTTTTTAGACAACCGATGAGTCCTGACTTGGTCACGAAATACTTAGACATTGCCAATGAAAAAGGAAATGAACTAATTTTATATACAAATACTCATAATTTACTTTCCCACCCTGAAGGGAAAATGACAAAACAATTTAGTGCAAAATTCCACTTAAAGCAAAATAGAGCTTTTACTCTAGATGAAAAAGCGAATATTCTAGGAATTACTATAATCAATTTAAGAGAGGAAGATATTTCACTATACGAAGATTTCCCTGATATCCACTTATCACAAGTTAATATCGATGGATTTAGACATTCCTATGATGTTATTAGTGATAAAGTAAATAAAGGGTTTGCTGTCTCCCTTATTTTAAAAAGATTAGGAATCGAGAAAGAAGCTTCTATTGCTTTTGGAGATGGCCTAAATGACAAAGAAATGCTCCAAGTAGTTGGAGAAGGATTCGCGATGGGGAATGCACATGAGTTGTTGTTTTCCTATGCTAAGCATACAACCACATCTGTTACCGATTCAGGTATTTACAATGGCTTAAAATGGCTTGGATTAATCGAAGAATAA
- a CDS encoding thioredoxin family protein, whose amino-acid sequence MNEIKTVETFEEIINNGNTNIVKFFTTWCPDCTRMDMFIGEIMEANNDKKWYSLNKDELPEIAEKYDVMGIPSLLVFKDGEKIGHLHSANAKTPEQVEEFLASYK is encoded by the coding sequence ATGAATGAAATTAAAACAGTAGAAACATTTGAGGAAATTATTAACAATGGTAATACAAATATTGTGAAGTTTTTTACCACTTGGTGTCCTGATTGTACAAGAATGGATATGTTCATTGGGGAAATCATGGAAGCAAATAATGACAAAAAATGGTATAGTTTAAATAAAGATGAGCTTCCTGAAATAGCTGAAAAGTATGATGTCATGGGAATTCCAAGTCTGTTAGTTTTTAAAGACGGTGAAAAAATTGGCCACTTACACAGCGCCAATGCCAAAACACCTGAACAGGTAGAAGAATTTTTAGCATCATATAAATAA
- the ppc gene encoding phosphoenolpyruvate carboxylase produces the protein MTTTIKGNESSLPLRKDVKHLGNILGEVLIHHGGQELLDKVEIIRKLAKELRETNNEHTYNQLKFEMERLDKPVRRQVIRAFSKYFHLVNVAELNHRIRRRREYQLSQEKGVQPYSIDRAIMAFKQKNLSEETIQEVLNTLSLELIITAHPTESTKRTILESQKRIANILKQLDNPMLTKKERQHLNDDLFEEITIMWQTDELRQERPTVMDEVRNGLYYFEQTLFDVLPEIHQEVQDALDENYPNFEWKVPNFLWFGSWIGGDRDGNPNVTPDVTWQTLHKQNELVIQKYIHAVDELMKRFSHSTNRVKVSSKLIQTIMEEEQLYLTPEKKWPVEKEVYRRKFSIILERLKEYGKSEKGYVKAEELLEDLYLIQESFALHQPKAHQQKDLQKLIRQVQLFGFHLATLDIRNHSGEHEAAIDEILRKVGITDNYKNLPENEKIRILESVLNDPRPILLLNEDYSNETQEMISTFNMIREAHKKFGERAINVYLISMTQSPSDILEVLVLAKEAGIYRLHADGTVESHLNVAPLLETIDDLIAGPKIIETLFRMPVYREHLRQHNDQQEIMLGYSDGSKDGGTLTANWKLFKAQREIHEMASNYQIGLKFFHGRGGSLGRGGGPLNKSILSQPGETLGDGVKITEQGEVLSSRYLLEDIAFRSLEQATSTLLMAIAHISKDISEHKEERNLWEDCMEEISAIALAKYQSLVFNDPDFMTYFKEATPLNEIGNLKIGSRPMSRKNTTTFENLRAIPWVFAWTQSRQLLPAWYAAGTGLTEFAQQKPANIEILKQMYAKWPFFHSTIDNLQMALMKADLTTAREYSSLVENEAIGNRIYQNIKEEYDKTRAILLEITGIEELLDHTPSIQESVYRRNPYVDPLNFFQVDLIKQLREQEVLDKELLNQVLLTINGIAAGLRNTG, from the coding sequence ATGACAACAACGATAAAAGGAAATGAGAGCAGTTTACCTTTACGAAAAGATGTGAAACACCTTGGTAATATTCTTGGTGAGGTACTTATCCACCATGGTGGCCAAGAATTATTAGACAAGGTAGAAATAATTCGTAAATTAGCAAAAGAACTGCGGGAAACGAATAATGAACATACATATAACCAATTAAAGTTCGAAATGGAAAGACTAGATAAGCCAGTTCGCAGACAAGTTATTCGAGCATTTTCGAAATATTTTCATTTGGTGAATGTTGCTGAGTTAAATCACCGTATACGTCGTAGAAGAGAATATCAGCTAAGTCAAGAAAAAGGTGTACAGCCATATTCCATTGATCGTGCAATCATGGCATTTAAACAAAAGAATTTATCTGAAGAGACCATTCAAGAAGTCTTAAATACTCTTTCACTTGAACTTATTATTACAGCACATCCAACAGAATCAACAAAACGTACGATTTTAGAATCGCAAAAGAGAATTGCTAATATCTTAAAACAACTTGATAACCCAATGTTGACGAAGAAAGAGAGACAGCATTTAAACGATGATCTCTTTGAAGAGATAACGATCATGTGGCAGACAGATGAATTACGGCAAGAGCGTCCTACCGTAATGGATGAAGTTAGAAATGGTCTTTATTATTTTGAGCAAACATTATTTGATGTATTGCCAGAAATCCATCAAGAGGTTCAGGATGCACTGGATGAAAACTATCCTAATTTCGAATGGAAAGTACCTAATTTCTTATGGTTTGGTTCTTGGATTGGTGGAGACCGAGATGGTAACCCAAATGTAACACCTGATGTTACATGGCAAACACTGCATAAACAAAATGAATTAGTCATCCAAAAATACATTCATGCAGTAGATGAATTGATGAAGAGATTCAGTCATTCTACTAATCGTGTTAAGGTTAGTTCAAAGCTTATTCAGACAATTATGGAGGAAGAACAACTATATCTTACACCAGAAAAGAAATGGCCAGTTGAAAAAGAAGTTTATCGCCGGAAATTTTCAATTATTTTAGAAAGATTAAAAGAATATGGCAAATCTGAAAAAGGCTATGTGAAGGCAGAAGAGCTACTTGAAGATTTATATTTAATTCAAGAAAGCTTCGCCTTGCATCAACCAAAAGCCCATCAGCAAAAAGATTTACAAAAATTAATTCGACAAGTGCAATTGTTCGGTTTTCATTTAGCAACTCTGGATATTCGTAATCATAGTGGAGAGCATGAGGCAGCTATAGATGAGATTCTGCGTAAAGTTGGCATAACAGATAATTATAAAAATTTACCAGAAAATGAAAAAATAAGAATTCTTGAATCTGTTTTGAATGACCCTCGTCCTATTCTTTTATTAAACGAAGATTATTCAAATGAAACACAGGAAATGATTAGCACATTTAACATGATTAGAGAAGCACATAAGAAATTTGGAGAACGAGCTATTAATGTTTATTTAATCAGTATGACCCAGTCGCCAAGCGATATTCTTGAAGTACTTGTATTAGCAAAAGAAGCTGGAATTTATCGACTGCATGCGGATGGAACCGTAGAAAGTCACTTAAATGTAGCACCATTATTAGAAACAATTGATGATTTAATCGCGGGACCTAAGATTATTGAAACATTATTCCGCATGCCGGTTTATCGAGAACATTTAAGACAACATAATGACCAGCAGGAAATCATGCTAGGATATTCTGATGGCAGTAAAGACGGTGGCACATTAACAGCAAACTGGAAATTATTTAAAGCTCAGCGTGAAATTCACGAAATGGCTAGTAACTATCAAATCGGCTTGAAGTTTTTCCATGGTCGTGGTGGTTCACTTGGTCGCGGCGGCGGTCCGTTGAATAAGAGTATCCTATCTCAACCAGGTGAAACATTAGGGGATGGCGTAAAAATTACGGAACAAGGGGAAGTATTATCCTCGCGCTATTTATTAGAAGATATTGCTTTTAGAAGCTTGGAGCAAGCAACTTCTACATTGCTCATGGCAATTGCTCATATTTCAAAGGATATTAGCGAACATAAAGAAGAGAGAAATCTTTGGGAAGATTGCATGGAAGAAATATCTGCTATCGCGCTTGCAAAATATCAATCATTAGTTTTTAATGACCCTGATTTTATGACTTATTTTAAAGAGGCAACTCCTTTAAATGAAATAGGAAATTTAAAAATTGGTTCACGGCCAATGAGCAGAAAAAATACAACAACTTTTGAGAATCTTCGTGCTATTCCATGGGTTTTTGCATGGACTCAAAGTAGACAGCTTCTGCCCGCTTGGTATGCTGCTGGTACTGGATTAACAGAGTTTGCTCAGCAAAAGCCAGCTAATATTGAAATTTTAAAACAAATGTATGCAAAGTGGCCATTTTTCCACTCGACAATTGATAATTTACAAATGGCCTTGATGAAGGCAGATTTAACAACTGCTAGAGAATATTCTTCTCTTGTGGAAAATGAAGCAATCGGCAATCGGATTTATCAAAATATTAAAGAAGAATATGATAAGACAAGAGCTATTTTATTAGAAATCACTGGTATAGAAGAATTACTTGATCACACACCTTCTATTCAAGAGTCTGTTTATAGAAGAAATCCATATGTAGATCCATTGAATTTCTTCCAAGTTGATTTAATTAAACAGCTTCGTGAACAAGAAGTTCTTGACAAGGAATTACTGAATCAAGTTCTATTGACCATTAATGGTATCGCTGCTGGTTTACGAAATACAGGCTGA
- a CDS encoding heme biosynthesis protein HemY, with translation MKVKINRHAVKVLNQMLEKAEEGEMIRVYITENHGNHAHYDLKLDKKTEHDEVVQSDKDIPILLDTRDADFLDGVWIQYFHVPQPGFTIYNPSKEQHHH, from the coding sequence ATGAAAGTCAAAATAAACAGACACGCTGTTAAAGTACTTAATCAAATGTTAGAAAAGGCTGAAGAAGGAGAAATGATTCGTGTATACATAACAGAGAATCATGGAAACCATGCACATTACGATTTAAAATTGGACAAGAAGACAGAACATGATGAAGTGGTGCAGTCTGATAAAGATATTCCTATTTTATTAGATACAAGAGATGCAGATTTCTTGGATGGTGTTTGGATTCAATATTTCCATGTTCCACAGCCAGGATTCACTATTTATAATCCATCAAAAGAACAACATCATCATTAA
- a CDS encoding YitT family protein: MRKIIVMMFGCLITSFGLFLLKGSAIVTGGTAGLALSISYLLPISFSILFTLINIPFYILSYFKMGKKFTLSTILAVSLVTLFSYLLSIILPPLALYSLLGSIIGGFIIGIGTIILFMNGSSLGGAQILSITLQKQLNWNMGKTNFIFDSIVILIGLYSVGLIRGLYSIVSVFIISFMMSTFKEKIAKRNTSNANIEKVNSVVETQSV; this comes from the coding sequence TTGAGAAAAATAATTGTAATGATGTTTGGTTGTTTAATTACATCATTCGGTCTGTTTTTATTAAAAGGGTCAGCAATTGTTACTGGTGGAACAGCAGGACTCGCATTAAGTATCTCTTACTTATTACCTATTTCATTTTCCATCTTATTTACTTTAATAAACATACCGTTTTATATTTTATCCTACTTTAAAATGGGGAAGAAATTTACGTTATCCACCATCTTAGCTGTATCCTTAGTTACTTTATTTTCCTATTTATTATCCATCATTCTACCGCCGCTCGCTCTATATTCCCTACTAGGGTCTATCATCGGTGGCTTTATTATTGGAATAGGAACTATTATTTTGTTTATGAATGGTTCGTCTTTAGGGGGAGCACAAATTCTGTCTATTACGCTTCAAAAACAATTAAATTGGAATATGGGAAAAACAAATTTTATTTTTGATTCAATTGTTATTTTAATTGGCTTGTACAGTGTAGGATTAATTAGAGGTCTTTACAGCATTGTGTCAGTATTTATCATTTCGTTTATGATGAGTACGTTTAAGGAAAAAATAGCTAAAAGAAATACGAGTAATGCTAATATCGAAAAAGTTAACTCTGTGGTTGAAACACAATCTGTTTAA
- a CDS encoding Lrp/AsnC family transcriptional regulator has product MDKVDIQLLKILQEDARITVSDLSKKLALSRPSVSERLLRLQEKGIILEFSARISPAKLGRETLLYIQISELKEEPHAFEEFIKTEADIIECHRVTGTVSYIIKAAVSGIDGMRNLVDRLIPYGTINTSVILASPVPFRHILPNEQSQ; this is encoded by the coding sequence ATGGATAAGGTTGACATACAACTACTAAAAATTTTACAAGAAGATGCCAGAATTACGGTTAGTGATTTATCCAAAAAATTAGCTTTGAGTCGCCCGAGTGTTTCGGAAAGATTATTAAGATTGCAAGAAAAGGGGATAATTTTAGAATTCAGCGCCCGAATTTCACCTGCAAAGTTGGGGAGAGAAACGCTTTTATACATTCAAATCAGTGAACTAAAAGAAGAACCACATGCATTTGAGGAATTTATTAAAACAGAAGCAGACATTATTGAATGCCATCGTGTAACCGGTACTGTCAGTTATATTATTAAAGCAGCTGTTTCTGGAATTGACGGAATGAGAAACTTGGTCGACCGCTTAATTCCTTATGGCACTATTAATACTTCCGTCATCTTAGCTTCACCTGTTCCTTTTAGACATATATTACCTAATGAACAATCACAATAA
- a CDS encoding HAD family hydrolase encodes MTIKAIIFDLDDTLLWDKKSVQEAFFKTCKLAEEKYKISPVRLEEAVRKEARALYEGYDTYEFTKMIGINPFEGLWGEFLEEHASFPITREIIPVYRKDAWTKGLLALGIDDPEFGEELAEAFPENRKTSPYVYEETFSVLNQLKGKYSLLLLTNGSPHLQNTKLSITPEISPYFDHIVISGDFGKGKPDPSIFEHAVSLIGVDKTECLMVGDNLMTDILGANRAGIKSVWINREKAAKQDVLPTYEIHHLEELFALLD; translated from the coding sequence ATGACAATTAAAGCAATTATTTTTGATTTGGATGATACACTACTATGGGATAAAAAAAGTGTACAAGAAGCTTTTTTTAAAACATGTAAATTGGCAGAAGAAAAATATAAAATTTCTCCTGTACGTTTAGAAGAAGCTGTGCGGAAGGAAGCCAGAGCTTTATATGAAGGTTATGATACATATGAATTTACGAAAATGATCGGGATTAATCCCTTTGAAGGACTTTGGGGAGAATTTCTTGAAGAACATGCTTCTTTTCCAATAACGAGAGAGATTATCCCGGTTTACAGGAAAGATGCATGGACAAAAGGATTACTAGCACTCGGAATTGATGATCCCGAATTTGGCGAAGAATTAGCGGAAGCTTTTCCAGAAAACAGAAAGACATCTCCTTACGTATATGAAGAAACATTTTCTGTCCTTAATCAATTAAAGGGTAAATACTCATTGTTATTATTAACAAATGGATCGCCTCATTTGCAAAATACTAAGCTATCTATTACACCAGAAATTTCTCCTTATTTTGATCATATTGTAATTTCTGGCGATTTTGGCAAAGGTAAGCCTGATCCTTCTATCTTTGAGCATGCTGTTTCTTTAATAGGTGTAGATAAAACTGAATGCTTAATGGTGGGAGATAATTTAATGACAGATATTTTAGGGGCTAATCGGGCGGGAATAAAGTCCGTTTGGATTAATCGTGAAAAGGCTGCAAAGCAGGATGTACTGCCCACATATGAAATACATCACCTTGAAGAATTATTCGCTTTATTAGATTAA
- a CDS encoding class I SAM-dependent rRNA methyltransferase gives MEIVTVQIETPFEKNLLNGNPLIYKEAIKANISLEEGQIIDVVTKKNKFIGRGYYAIQNKGIGWILTRERNIPIDDSFFENRLKKAIDKRAAYFKDPETTAFRIFNGEGDGIGGFSVDLYQNYLLIQWYSIGIYKYKSWIVESLQRLLEIDGIYEKKRFDDNGTYMEDDDFVVGKKADFPLTILENGIKYAVNLNEGAMTGIFLDQKDVRKTIRDQYAKGKNVLNTFSYTGAFSVAAAVGGSLSTTSVDLANRSKQKTADNFLLNDIDLSSQKIIVEDVFHYFKYAVKKQLSFDMVILDPPSFARSKKHTFRAAKDYTNLLKEAIAITNNGGIIVASTNCATFDIKKFKGFIDAAFHHQKETYQIVEQFGLPADFANIKEVTESNYLKVVFIKKLK, from the coding sequence CCCTTAATTTATAAAGAAGCTATAAAAGCTAATATTTCTCTTGAAGAAGGGCAAATAATAGATGTTGTAACAAAGAAAAACAAATTTATTGGCAGAGGATATTATGCCATTCAAAATAAAGGAATTGGTTGGATTTTGACAAGAGAAAGAAACATTCCTATTGATGATTCTTTTTTTGAAAATCGATTAAAAAAAGCAATTGATAAAAGAGCAGCCTATTTTAAGGATCCTGAAACGACAGCATTTCGGATCTTTAATGGGGAAGGCGATGGAATCGGAGGCTTTTCTGTTGATCTTTACCAAAATTATCTGTTAATCCAATGGTACAGTATTGGCATTTATAAATATAAAAGCTGGATTGTTGAATCGTTGCAGCGATTATTAGAAATAGACGGAATCTATGAGAAAAAAAGATTCGATGATAATGGAACATATATGGAAGACGATGATTTTGTGGTTGGTAAAAAAGCTGATTTCCCCCTTACTATTTTAGAAAATGGGATTAAATACGCAGTAAACTTGAATGAAGGTGCGATGACAGGAATCTTTTTAGATCAAAAAGATGTCCGTAAAACAATTCGAGATCAATATGCAAAAGGGAAAAATGTTCTAAATACTTTTTCTTATACAGGGGCTTTTTCGGTTGCGGCAGCTGTTGGTGGTAGTTTATCGACTACTAGTGTTGATTTGGCAAATAGAAGCAAGCAGAAAACGGCAGATAATTTTCTGTTAAATGATATTGACTTATCGAGTCAAAAAATTATCGTAGAAGATGTTTTTCACTATTTTAAATACGCAGTGAAGAAACAACTAAGCTTTGATATGGTCATTCTAGATCCTCCTAGTTTCGCACGTTCAAAAAAGCATACTTTTCGCGCAGCAAAAGACTATACTAATTTACTTAAAGAAGCAATTGCCATAACCAATAATGGCGGAATTATTGTCGCTTCCACTAATTGTGCAACCTTTGATATAAAGAAGTTTAAGGGATTTATTGATGCTGCCTTTCATCATCAGAAAGAAACATATCAAATAGTTGAACAATTTGGTTTACCTGCCGATTTTGCGAATATTAAAGAAGTAACAGAAAGTAATTATTTAAAAGTTGTTTTTATAAAAAAACTAAAGTGA